DNA from Candidatus Binatia bacterium:
GGACGCCGTCGCTTTCGGGAAGGTGATGCGGCAGTGGCGTCGCATCGCCCGCGAAGTCGTGGTTCCGGCCACCTATCTGCCGCCCATGTCGCCGCTGGACATCTCCATGGCCATGCAGCGCACGGACCTCGGCAGGGAGATGATGGAGATTACCGAACGCAGCCCGCTGGACATCATCACGGACACGTTCGAAAACGACCGCATACGCGCGCTCCTGCTCTACACCTGCTGCATGTGGGGGCTGGATCCCAGAGAGACCGGCATGGGATTCTTCGTCCCGCTACTCATCGACCGGGGGATGAACAAGTGTTACTGCCAGGGCGGCTCGCACAAGCTGGCCGCGTCGTTGGCCCGTGAGTTCCTGCGTGCCGGCGGGACGATCCTGGACTCCTCTCAGGTCAACAAGATCATCATGCGCAACGGCGCCGCCGCCGGCGTCGAACTCTGGGAAGGCCGCACGCTGCACGCCGACGTCGTGATCTCCAGCCTCGACCCGCACAGCACCTTCTTCGACCTCGTCGGCAAGCAGAATCTGCCCAGCGACCTCGCCGAAGCGGTGGAGGGCTGGAAGTACGACAAGTGGAGCTTCAACACCCTGCACGTGGCCTCGCGCGAGGCTCCGCGCTATGCCTGCGATGATCCATGGGTGAACGAGTCCTTCATGACGATCTTCGGTTTCGAGAGCACCGCCCAGGTTCTAGCGCACTGGGACAACGTCACGGCGGGGAAGCTCGACCTGAAGAATCTCGGCGGCCATTCCACCTGCGAGACGTTCTTCGATTCTCATCTGGCACGCAAGCCGGGACAGATCTCCTTCTTCCAGACGCATGCCCCGTACGGGATCAAGGGCGGCTGGGACGAGCGCAAGGACGTCGAGGACGCGATGCTGGCCCGGTGGCAGAAGGCCGCGCCGAACATGACGCGGGCCAACCTCGTCGCCACCAACATGGAGACGCCCAAGGACATCGAGACGCGCCTGCGCATGCGCTTCGGTTCGATCAAGCACGGCGACTACAAACCCGTCCAGCTGGGCTGCTTCCGCCCCAACCAAGAGTGTTCCAGCACGAGCACACCGATTTCGGGCCTGTACGTATGCGGCGCATCCACGTACCCTGGAGGCCTGGTGCTCGGTGGGCCGGGGTATCTCGCCGCCAACAAGGTCGCCGAAGACATGGGCGTGAAAAAGTGGTGGAAGCCGACACCCGAGTTGGAGAAGTACACGGCAACCTATCTCAAGTAATTGAGAGGGCAAAAGGAGAAACACCGTGAACAGCAAGAACGAGCGGGAATCCCTCGCCGCAACCTTCGACCGCCACGCGGCGGAGGAAGGGAAGATCCTGGCAGAGTACCGTACCTTGTCGGAAAAGCTGGGAGACAGTCCCGCCGGCTTTCTCGTGAGCCATATTCTCACTGAGGAGGAGATGCACCATCTCCTCCTCACTACTGTAGCCAAGTGGTTGCGGGAGCACCCCTCGAGCCAAGAGCGGGTGGTCCCGCAGGGCGTGAATGTCGCTGAGCTGCATCGCCTCACTCAGACGCTCCAAAAACACGAGACGGAGACCATCGAGACCTGCCGCCAGCTCAAATCCCAGCTTCCCCCGACGGACGGAGATCTTCTCGGCACACTGC
Protein-coding regions in this window:
- a CDS encoding NAD(P)/FAD-dependent oxidoreductase, with translation MAKKELVGQPHPQSFFSEFPAESEWDVVIIGAGPNGLITAAYLAKAGLKVALVERRYEIGGGLATEEILYPGYYSNIHAIYHMMVDYMPVLRDFDLGRHGLVWIKPNLQTAMLFEDGKSLQLTRMIEDTIDSMHKFSQKDAVAFGKVMRQWRRIAREVVVPATYLPPMSPLDISMAMQRTDLGREMMEITERSPLDIITDTFENDRIRALLLYTCCMWGLDPRETGMGFFVPLLIDRGMNKCYCQGGSHKLAASLAREFLRAGGTILDSSQVNKIIMRNGAAAGVELWEGRTLHADVVISSLDPHSTFFDLVGKQNLPSDLAEAVEGWKYDKWSFNTLHVASREAPRYACDDPWVNESFMTIFGFESTAQVLAHWDNVTAGKLDLKNLGGHSTCETFFDSHLARKPGQISFFQTHAPYGIKGGWDERKDVEDAMLARWQKAAPNMTRANLVATNMETPKDIETRLRMRFGSIKHGDYKPVQLGCFRPNQECSSTSTPISGLYVCGASTYPGGLVLGGPGYLAANKVAEDMGVKKWWKPTPELEKYTATYLK